One region of Bacteroidota bacterium genomic DNA includes:
- a CDS encoding DoxX family protein, whose product MIEINDENVLVFTLRVILGLLFFFQGYDKVFKVKIPGVITFFRSELGSINVPDLVLKLSTYYTSYIEFLCGALLIVGLFTKYALYLLGLDLILVVGAFSLIKPMWDMQLLFPRLMLLSILLYLPEEWNLISADHILNYFFHIST is encoded by the coding sequence ATGATTGAAATCAATGACGAAAATGTTTTAGTATTTACCCTTCGTGTAATACTTGGGCTGCTTTTCTTCTTCCAGGGATATGATAAAGTATTTAAGGTTAAAATTCCCGGTGTAATAACATTCTTTAGAAGCGAATTAGGGAGCATTAATGTACCCGACCTGGTTCTGAAACTTTCGACTTATTATACTTCATACATTGAGTTTTTATGTGGAGCCTTACTCATAGTCGGGCTATTCACCAAGTATGCATTATATCTGCTTGGGCTTGATCTTATTCTTGTAGTTGGGGCGTTCAGTTTGATTAAGCCAATGTGGGATATGCAACTCCTGTTCCCGAGATTGATGTTATTAAGTATTCTTCTTTATCTTCCTGAAGAGTGGAACCTGATTTCAGCAGACCATATATTAAATTATTTTTTTCATATATCCACATAA
- a CDS encoding universal stress protein: protein MKAILVPTDFSTNANNALKYANAFAQAAKNKLVLLNVYKPIVGKYNIIPGIIAEETATAKKESKKKLKALCNKYVKASCAELVEVGDPTDEIMEAAQKNKSSLIIMGTHGASGLTGMLFGGKTSAVISKSNIPVLAIPQRYRFRKIKTIVYASDLKNAVNELKHLISIAKSLNATIEILNLDYGWGDNAEKKKLLERKIKSMGYKKIKLVEQKASIEETVLEQIKKYLQKSKPEILAMFPEEKGWFDKIFISSKTEELAYHVKIPLLSIRKSIVKPK, encoded by the coding sequence ATGAAAGCAATACTTGTACCAACTGATTTTTCTACAAATGCGAACAACGCATTAAAATATGCCAACGCATTTGCACAAGCTGCAAAAAATAAATTAGTATTACTGAATGTTTATAAACCCATAGTAGGGAAGTATAATATTATACCCGGAATAATTGCAGAAGAAACTGCGACAGCAAAAAAGGAAAGTAAAAAGAAGCTAAAAGCTTTATGCAACAAATATGTAAAAGCATCTTGTGCCGAGTTGGTTGAAGTGGGCGATCCAACAGATGAAATCATGGAAGCAGCTCAAAAAAACAAATCCAGCCTGATTATTATGGGAACACATGGCGCAAGTGGTTTAACAGGAATGCTATTTGGAGGAAAAACTTCCGCTGTAATTTCTAAATCTAATATCCCGGTGCTTGCCATTCCGCAACGTTACCGTTTCAGGAAAATAAAAACCATTGTTTATGCTTCTGATCTTAAAAATGCGGTAAATGAATTGAAACACCTCATTTCAATAGCTAAATCTCTAAATGCAACAATAGAAATTCTAAATCTTGATTATGGTTGGGGTGATAATGCAGAGAAAAAGAAGTTACTTGAAAGAAAAATTAAATCAATGGGCTATAAAAAAATAAAACTTGTTGAACAAAAAGCAAGCATTGAGGAAACCGTGTTAGAACAAATCAAAAAATACCTTCAAAAAAGCAAACCTGAAATTTTGGCCATGTTCCCTGAAGAGAAGGGGTGGTTTGATAAAATTTTTATCAGCAGCAAAACCGAAGAGCTTGCCTACCATGTAAAAATTCCTTTGCTTTCAATTAGAAAATCCATTGTTAAACCAAAATAA
- a CDS encoding universal stress protein: MRILIPTDFSKLSKVAVQYAVKMSKKLSAELVLLHVVYIDAPPRAAVAVKIKSIEDAMVDNATQDCIQLINEIKSENKGKLNVSYKIIKGYPVEDVVGNFAHHNDISLIIMGTKGATGLKKVLMGSNATAVINNSDIPVITVPEFARFKNLKHIVYATDLTNLNAEMKVLVPLAKLFDATVHISHILSPKSKKKVDTKKIIADIIRKMSYPKITFHILMNDDITEGIEEYIADTKADMLAMFTHNLTFFERLFGKSVTRQMAFQGWVPLLTIKK, translated from the coding sequence ATGAGAATTTTAATTCCGACCGATTTTTCAAAACTGTCAAAAGTGGCAGTTCAATATGCCGTTAAAATGTCAAAAAAACTTAGTGCAGAACTCGTCCTTCTGCATGTGGTCTATATTGATGCCCCACCTCGTGCTGCTGTTGCTGTAAAAATTAAAAGCATAGAAGATGCGATGGTTGATAATGCGACACAAGATTGTATCCAGCTTATTAATGAAATTAAATCAGAGAATAAGGGAAAACTAAACGTATCATACAAAATTATAAAAGGATATCCTGTTGAAGACGTAGTTGGAAATTTTGCTCATCATAATGATATTTCACTCATCATTATGGGAACCAAAGGTGCAACCGGGTTGAAAAAGGTACTGATGGGCAGCAATGCAACGGCAGTAATAAACAACAGCGATATTCCCGTAATTACTGTACCTGAGTTTGCAAGGTTTAAGAACCTTAAACACATTGTTTATGCTACTGATTTGACAAACCTAAATGCTGAAATGAAGGTGCTTGTTCCGTTGGCAAAGTTGTTTGATGCTACTGTTCATATTTCTCACATTCTTTCACCAAAATCAAAAAAGAAGGTTGATACAAAAAAAATCATTGCTGATATAATCAGGAAAATGAGTTATCCTAAAATCACTTTCCACATTTTGATGAATGACGATATTACAGAAGGAATAGAAGAATACATTGCCGATACAAAAGCCGATATGCTGGCCATGTTCACACATAATCTTACATTCTTTGAAAGACTTTTTGGTAAGAGCGTTACCCGCCAAATGGCATTTCAAGGCTGGGTTCCATTATTGACTATTAAAAAATAG
- a CDS encoding universal stress protein, producing MRTILVPTDFSECSADAVKYAIHFAEKTGRKLLFFHSTFLLIPTRSSNTAHLNAVKSDKQTKLKMLTGFIEKIYRSLNIKRDENNTRFLVKFGNSVVENISEVIDEQFIDLIIIGTHGATGFRKVFVGSNTANVIEESYCPVLAIPHKYKFNGIKTIAYASSDLDNLKKELKKIIPVAKKLETSLEVFHITAGAESLIEKHEKFNSEVFMKSLSRLFKFHNMSLYVINGGKNILIDAIGNFVKHNKPDILTMLTHKRGFFEKIFNTSQTKEISYKLSVPLMVLK from the coding sequence ATGAGAACAATACTTGTCCCCACCGATTTTTCTGAGTGCTCTGCCGATGCAGTAAAATATGCCATCCATTTTGCTGAAAAAACCGGAAGGAAGTTGCTGTTTTTTCATTCCACCTTTCTGCTCATCCCTACCAGGAGTTCGAATACAGCACACTTAAATGCGGTGAAATCCGATAAACAAACGAAGTTGAAAATGTTGACTGGTTTTATTGAAAAAATTTATCGTTCGCTTAATATTAAAAGAGATGAGAATAATACACGATTTCTTGTAAAATTCGGAAATTCCGTTGTAGAAAATATCTCCGAAGTTATTGATGAACAATTTATTGATTTAATAATCATCGGTACACATGGAGCTACCGGCTTTAGGAAAGTTTTTGTCGGAAGTAACACGGCAAACGTAATTGAAGAATCCTATTGCCCGGTTCTTGCCATTCCGCATAAGTATAAGTTCAATGGCATTAAAACAATTGCGTACGCTTCCTCTGATTTGGATAACCTGAAAAAAGAATTAAAAAAAATTATTCCTGTAGCGAAAAAACTGGAGACTTCGTTGGAAGTATTTCATATTACAGCTGGTGCTGAATCGTTGATTGAAAAACATGAAAAATTCAATTCGGAAGTGTTTATGAAATCTCTTTCACGCCTTTTCAAATTTCATAATATGAGCTTGTATGTGATTAATGGCGGGAAAAATATTCTGATTGATGCGATCGGAAATTTTGTAAAACACAACAAGCCTGATATACTTACGATGCTGACACATAAGAGAGGGTTCTTCGAAAAAATATTTAATACGAGTCAAACGAAAGAAATCTCTTATAAATTGAGTGTTCCACTAATGGTGTTAAAATAA